From a region of the Acinetobacter larvae genome:
- a CDS encoding fimbrial protein has translation MSRIVIIDTATVTTMHSANAATQVASSRVSITSAVSTPISLIHRLIAVLAQVYRGCCQHIMKTLIGCSMLLCGAVYSTQSFALCHSTGALDNSQSNNIPIRFGSIYLSSTYLQPVGSLIDRVVVPATDYTAANVTPNTVLWICDKSDLKDLLFLVATNADDGAGGQDEVGLTDGLAQVYATYFQNVGLKLSMQGISLSRRYQGIAVSQFLELDSGKIHIRLMDIPPLIAEIYRVSTLKQSLSLCPNNQQILQGPYLCQQANAYIQLRGPGLLSDELGEDAALQHRFLAVNNGLSYGMQMHNVLHQEASCVVRHATPVIVFAPISRDALEANHSVAANFQVSIECADFVDSGVAPLQTAVGIQVSYAAYQTAQRLGLVNAQNGVLALLSDQYDDAHMAQGVGIFLRQQHRQQDMFFVGHPAAVGGGEDAGWYPVLDGAQQQDSVQQGYRYYVQNYTARLQKLPLATPVRPGKVSATAYILVKVQ, from the coding sequence ATGAGCCGTATAGTGATCATTGATACCGCTACAGTCACAACAATGCATAGCGCTAACGCAGCAACTCAAGTAGCCAGTAGTCGCGTTAGCATAACCAGTGCAGTGAGCACACCTATATCCCTCATCCATCGCCTGATAGCTGTTCTCGCTCAAGTTTATCGGGGGTGTTGCCAGCACATTATGAAAACTTTGATCGGGTGCAGTATGTTGCTCTGTGGTGCTGTCTATAGCACACAAAGTTTTGCGCTATGTCATAGTACGGGTGCGTTAGACAATAGTCAGAGCAACAATATCCCGATTCGTTTTGGCAGTATTTATTTGAGTTCGACCTATTTACAGCCAGTGGGGAGTTTGATCGATCGTGTGGTGGTCCCGGCGACGGACTATACTGCTGCGAACGTGACGCCCAATACGGTGTTATGGATTTGTGATAAGAGTGACTTGAAAGACCTGCTATTTTTGGTGGCCACCAATGCAGATGATGGCGCTGGTGGTCAAGATGAGGTCGGCTTGACTGATGGTTTGGCACAAGTTTATGCAACTTACTTTCAAAATGTTGGACTCAAGCTCAGCATGCAAGGGATCAGTCTCAGTCGACGTTACCAAGGCATTGCGGTGAGTCAGTTTTTAGAGCTTGATTCTGGCAAAATTCATATCCGTCTGATGGATATTCCTCCTTTGATTGCGGAGATCTATCGTGTCAGCACCCTAAAACAAAGCCTGAGTCTATGTCCCAATAATCAGCAAATCTTGCAAGGACCTTATCTTTGTCAGCAAGCCAATGCTTATATTCAGTTACGTGGTCCGGGTTTGCTGAGTGATGAATTGGGAGAGGATGCTGCATTACAGCATCGTTTCTTAGCGGTCAATAATGGTTTGAGTTATGGCATGCAAATGCATAATGTGCTGCATCAGGAGGCCAGTTGTGTGGTGCGCCATGCCACACCGGTTATTGTTTTTGCACCGATAAGCCGTGATGCTTTAGAGGCGAATCATAGTGTTGCGGCTAATTTTCAAGTCAGCATTGAATGTGCCGATTTTGTTGATTCAGGTGTGGCACCTTTACAAACCGCAGTGGGGATTCAAGTCTCTTATGCTGCGTATCAAACCGCACAGCGCTTGGGTCTGGTCAATGCTCAGAATGGTGTCTTGGCATTGTTATCAGATCAATATGATGATGCACATATGGCACAGGGCGTTGGTATTTTTCTAAGACAGCAACATCGCCAGCAAGATATGTTTTTTGTGGGGCATCCTGCGGCAGTGGGGGGTGGTGAAGATGCTGGCTGGTATCCGGTCTTGGACGGTGCTCAGCAGCAAGACAGCGTCCAGCAAGGCTATCGCTATTATGTGCAAAATTATACGGCGCGCTTGCAAAAACTGCCGCTGGCAACGCCAGTACGTCCTGGCAAGGTCTCTGCAACAGCCTATATTTTGGTGAAAGTACAATGA
- a CDS encoding fimbrial biogenesis chaperone: MRINICLVAGLAMMMLCSHVQAGILASKTRLLFQAPQTYQHLMLVNTNHYPILLQTWVDQGAADPETPHMPFLVVPPLAKMSANAIQSIRIIYNDQLLAQDRESVFWLNLYEMPYVKTAMTEQSTWLSLAMNTQLKIFYRPKTLAKMTLSDLAQHLKFYLIQHQGQWLIRCDNRTAYHASFLDLQLLLPSQRFAAQQVMDMMSYPFSQKDYLFSAKVTSKLSSVLSTAQVQFSLVDDQGQIHSFTRPIHVLLDEGVPDNAVQK; encoded by the coding sequence ATGCGTATAAACATCTGTCTTGTTGCGGGGCTCGCTATGATGATGCTGTGCAGTCATGTGCAGGCAGGAATCTTGGCAAGTAAAACACGGTTGCTTTTTCAAGCCCCGCAAACATATCAGCATTTGATGCTGGTCAATACCAATCACTATCCCATCCTCTTGCAGACTTGGGTGGATCAGGGTGCGGCTGATCCAGAAACGCCCCATATGCCTTTTTTGGTTGTGCCTCCTTTGGCAAAGATGTCGGCCAATGCCATACAGAGCATACGTATTATTTATAATGATCAGCTGTTGGCACAAGATCGTGAATCAGTCTTTTGGCTAAATTTATATGAAATGCCCTATGTCAAAACCGCAATGACAGAACAAAGCACATGGCTGAGTTTGGCGATGAATACGCAGTTAAAAATTTTTTATCGACCCAAAACCTTGGCTAAAATGACGCTGAGCGATCTTGCGCAACATTTAAAATTTTATCTGATACAACATCAAGGTCAGTGGTTGATTCGCTGTGATAATCGTACGGCCTATCATGCGTCATTTCTGGATCTACAATTGCTGCTGCCGTCACAACGCTTTGCTGCGCAACAGGTCATGGATATGATGAGTTATCCATTTAGTCAGAAAGACTATCTGTTCTCTGCCAAGGTAACCAGCAAGTTGTCGTCGGTTCTAAGCACAGCGCAGGTACAGTTTTCCTTAGTCGATGATCAAGGTCAAATTCATTCTTTTACACGCCCCATACATGTTTTATTGGATGAGGGTGTACCGGATAATGCAGTACAAAAATAA